A stretch of the Ensifer sp. PDNC004 genome encodes the following:
- a CDS encoding DUF1134 domain-containing protein produces MHQIMKAATSAGRVVLATMFLVAGALSVAHAQSANNNSQYTMQEIVDAGHGFFGETSGGLAKVVERAFERYGLPNGYILGQEGSGAFIAGLTYGEGELNTKNAGQHSVFWQGPSLGIDWGGQGSRAMMLVYNLPSVPALYKRFGGVSGSAYVVAGVGMTVLTDENIVVVPIRTGIGARLGVNVGYLKMTQNPTWNPF; encoded by the coding sequence ATGCATCAGATCATGAAGGCTGCCACATCGGCTGGTCGTGTTGTCCTGGCCACGATGTTTCTGGTCGCCGGCGCCCTGTCCGTCGCGCACGCCCAGTCGGCGAACAACAACAGCCAATACACCATGCAGGAAATCGTCGATGCCGGTCACGGCTTCTTCGGAGAAACCTCCGGCGGCCTTGCCAAGGTTGTCGAACGTGCCTTTGAACGCTACGGCTTGCCGAACGGCTACATTCTCGGACAGGAAGGCTCAGGCGCGTTCATCGCGGGCCTCACCTATGGCGAAGGCGAACTCAACACCAAGAATGCCGGACAGCACAGCGTCTTCTGGCAGGGTCCGTCGCTCGGTATCGACTGGGGCGGCCAAGGCAGCCGCGCCATGATGCTCGTCTACAATCTGCCGAGCGTGCCGGCGCTCTACAAGCGCTTCGGCGGCGTCTCCGGCTCCGCCTATGTGGTTGCCGGCGTCGGCATGACGGTGCTGACCGACGAGAACATCGTCGTGGTGCCGATCCGCACCGGCATCGGCGCACGCCTCGGCGTCAATGTCGGCTACCTCAAGATGACCCAGAATCCGACCTGGAATCCCTTCTAA
- the chpT gene encoding histidine phosphotransferase ChpT, translating to MATNPNLTLTGPDLAALLCSRVCHDIISPVGAINNGLELLDEGGADADAMDLIRTSALNASVRLKFARLAFGASGSVGASIDTGEAEKAAKDFAAAEKKTEVNWHGPRAIIAKNRVKLLLNLFLIAYGAIPRGGSIDVTLENPEFDAVFTLVAKGRMMRVPPRLVELLSGTPEEAVDAHSIQPYYTVLLGEEAGMEIAVTSTGEEIIFTAKMQPEV from the coding sequence ATGGCAACGAATCCGAACCTGACATTGACGGGACCCGATCTGGCCGCGCTTCTGTGCAGCCGGGTTTGCCACGACATCATTTCCCCGGTCGGCGCCATCAACAACGGCCTGGAATTGCTCGACGAGGGCGGCGCCGATGCCGATGCGATGGATCTCATCCGCACGAGCGCGCTCAACGCCTCGGTCCGGCTGAAGTTTGCACGCCTTGCCTTCGGCGCGTCGGGCTCGGTCGGTGCGTCGATCGATACCGGCGAAGCGGAAAAGGCGGCGAAGGATTTTGCCGCGGCCGAGAAGAAGACCGAGGTCAACTGGCACGGCCCGCGGGCGATCATTGCCAAGAACCGGGTCAAGCTGCTCCTGAACCTCTTCCTGATCGCCTACGGCGCCATTCCGCGCGGCGGCTCGATCGACGTGACGCTCGAGAACCCGGAGTTCGACGCCGTGTTCACGCTCGTTGCCAAGGGCCGGATGATGCGCGTGCCTCCAAGGCTGGTGGAACTCCTGTCCGGCACGCCGGAAGAGGCCGTCGACGCCCATTCGATCCAGCCCTACTACACGGTGCTTCTCGGCGAGGAGGCGGGCATGGAAATCGCCGTCACCTCGACCGGCGAGGAAATCATCTTCACCGCCAAGATGCAGCCTGAGGTTTAA
- the ctrA gene encoding response regulator transcription factor CtrA, protein MRVLLIEDDSATAQSIELMLKSESFNVYTTDLGEEGVDLGKLYDYDIILLDLNLPDMSGYEVLRTLRLSKVKTPILILSGMAGIEDKVRGLGFGADDYMTKPFHKDELVARIHAIVRRSKGHAQSVISTGELIVNLDAKTVEVGGQRVHLTGKEYQMLELLSLRKGTTLTKEMFLNHLYGGMDEPELKIIDVFICKLRKKLANAAGGANYIETVWGRGYVLREPDGAEYAETA, encoded by the coding sequence ATGCGGGTTCTATTAATTGAAGACGACAGTGCAACGGCTCAGAGCATTGAGCTGATGCTCAAGTCCGAGAGTTTCAACGTCTACACCACCGATCTCGGTGAAGAAGGCGTCGATCTCGGCAAACTTTATGACTATGACATCATCCTTCTTGACCTCAACCTGCCGGATATGTCCGGCTACGAAGTCTTGAGAACGCTGCGTCTTTCCAAGGTGAAGACACCCATCCTGATTCTTTCGGGCATGGCCGGCATCGAAGACAAGGTTCGCGGCCTGGGCTTCGGCGCAGACGACTACATGACCAAGCCGTTCCACAAGGACGAACTGGTCGCTCGCATTCATGCGATCGTCCGCCGCTCCAAGGGCCACGCCCAGTCGGTCATCTCCACCGGCGAGCTTATCGTCAACCTGGATGCCAAGACGGTTGAAGTGGGCGGACAGCGCGTCCACCTGACCGGCAAGGAATACCAGATGCTCGAGCTGCTCTCGCTGCGCAAGGGCACGACGCTCACCAAGGAAATGTTCCTGAACCACCTCTACGGCGGTATGGACGAGCCGGAACTGAAGATCATCGACGTCTTCATCTGCAAGCTGCGCAAGAAGCTTGCAAACGCCGCCGGCGGCGCCAACTACATCGAAACCGTCTGGGGCCGCGGCTATGTGCTGCGCGAGCCGGATGGTGCCGAATACGCCGAAACTGCCTGA
- a CDS encoding PleD family two-component system response regulator, producing MRRLMIADGSDVVRKVGKRILSGMGFMVYEASNSLEALVRCEAELPNILIIDAGLEGALELIGNIRRLPNGPSVRIYYCVVEADLKKMMAGKRAGADDFLLKPFDRKILTSVFASQSMAA from the coding sequence ATGCGACGTTTGATGATTGCCGACGGCTCGGATGTCGTCCGGAAAGTTGGAAAACGTATCCTCTCCGGTATGGGCTTCATGGTTTACGAGGCGTCGAACAGCCTCGAGGCGCTCGTGCGCTGCGAAGCGGAACTCCCGAACATCCTGATCATCGACGCGGGTCTTGAAGGCGCGCTTGAGCTTATCGGCAACATTCGCCGGCTGCCGAACGGCCCGTCGGTGCGGATTTATTACTGCGTCGTCGAGGCGGACCTGAAGAAGATGATGGCCGGCAAGCGGGCTGGTGCCGACGACTTCCTGCTGAAGCCTTTCGACCGAAAGATCCTGACCAGCGTTTTCGCGAGCCAGTCGATGGCGGCCTGA